The Candidatus Nezhaarchaeota archaeon DNA window ATAAACCTCTCTCTTTTACCTCTACTCCTTACTCTACCCCCGCTTTATGGTAAGGGTTATAAGATAGACGTGAAGTCAATAAGGGCGGTGCTTGAAATGTTTAGAGCTGTTTCATGTGCGTTCTGTGGAAAGAGCGTTGCTCCTGGTACTGGACTAATGTATGTTAAGAGCGATGGGACCATACTGCACTTCTGCTCAAGTAAGTGCAGGAAGAACATGATCAAGCTGAGGAGGGATCCTACCAAGCTTAAGTGGTGCAAGAAGACTAGGAAGGTGTACAGGTAATGGCCATTGAGAGGACCTTGATAATAGTCAAGCCAGGAGCTGTTGTGAGGGGGCTCGTGGGGGAGGTCCTATCAAGGCTTGAGAAGAAAGGGTTGAAGATAGTAGGCTTGAAGATGTTGAAGATGACTAGGGAGAAGGCTGAGGAGCTCTACTCAGTTCATAAGGGCAAGCACTTCTATGAGGAGCTCATCAACTACATCACCTCCGCTCCAGTCGTTATCGGAGTGGTTGAGGGGGATGACGCTGTCCAAGTGGTTAGAAGGATAATAGGTCCAACAAACCCTAAAGAGGCTCCGCCTGGAACCATTAGAGGAGATTATGGACTTTCAATAACCCAGAACATAATTCACGCTTCTGACAGTAAGGAGAGCGCTGAGAGGGAGATCAAGATCTTCTTTGATGAAGAGGAGCTGTGTAGCTACTCAAGAGCTGACGAGCTTTGGCTTTGAAGAAGTTGAGGGCCCTCTAATCGACAAGTTAAAGAGGGTACTCTTCAGTTTTTCACCACGATAAGCTATTTTGAGAGGAGGTGCTATGTGTGAGTAGCGGTAGTGTAGAAAGCAAGAGAATCAGGTCGCCAATACTTTGCGTGCTGGGGCACGTTGACGTTGGGAAAACGCTTCTCTTAGACAAGATTAGAGGGACCGCGACAATGTTTAGGGAGGTCGGGGCCATGATGCAGCGCTCTCTAGGGGGCGCTGCATGGTAAACCCAACACATTGGAGCTTCTTTTCTGCCTTGGTCTGCTCTCGAGAAGATTTGTGGTCCACTACTTAAGAGCATAAAGGTTGAGATTAAGATACCCGGCTTCTTGGTCATCGACACTCCTGGTCATGAGGTCTTCGTCAACTTGAGGAAGAGAGGAGGCTCAATAGCTGACATGGCCATTCTAGTTATAGATATCCTTGAGGGGTTTGAGGAGATAACTTATGAGTGCTTGGAGATCTTAAAGGCTCGGAAGACCCCGTTTGTAGTTGCAGCAAACAAGATAGATAAGATACCAGGATGGGTTGAGGGCGAGTTCAAGCCCTTCGTTGAGACGATAAAGCAGCAACCACCCCACGTTCAAAAGAGGCTCGACGAACTTGTCTACAACATTGTAGCTAAGTTTGAGGAGCTAGGATTTCAAGCCGATAGGTATGACAGGATAAGGGACTTCACCAGGAACGTAGCCATAATACCCACTAGCGCTAAAACCGGGGAGGGGATACCAGATCTTTTGCTCGTCTTAGCCGGCTTATCTCAAAGGTACATGTTGAAGAGACTCTACGTTGAGGATTCAGCGGCTAAGGGGGTAGTATTGGAATGCAGGGAATTACCTGGTCTAGGCACGGTGGCTGACGTAATAATCTACGACGGCGTGCTAAGAAAGGATGACACAATAGTGCTCGGCGGGCTCAAAAACCCCATAGTCACTAAGATCAGGAGCTTGCTGATGCCCAAGCCTATGGACGAGATGAGGGATCCTGAAGACAAGTTCAAGAGTGTAGATGAAGTCGCAGCTGCCGCGGGCGTGAGGATCGTAGCTCAAGGGCTTGATGAAGCTATAGCCGGGAGCCCTCTATTCTCAGCGAGAAGTCAAGCTGAGTTAGAGAACGCTATAAAGCAGGTCTCTGAGGAAATGGCGAAGATAAGAATAACGACTGACGTCACGGGAATAGTAGTGAAAGCCGATACGCTGGGCTCTCTTGAAGCATTGATATTGAAACTTCAAGAGCATGGCATTCCAGTAAGGCTTGCTGACGTAGGTAAGATATCTAAGAGGGATGTGGTGGAGGCCTCCATAACTAGGGAGAAGAATCCGTATTACGGCGTTATCCTGGCGTTTAATGTCGGCATAAACCCCGATGCTGAGCAAGAGGTTGAGAGCAGGGGTATACCAGTCTTCAAAAGCAACGTCATCTACAGATTGATAGATGACTACTTGGATTGGATTAAGAAGAGGATGGAAGAGGAGCGTAAACAGACTCTATCCTCTTTAATACTACCAGGTAAAGCTCAGATACTGAAGGGCTACGTCTTTAGGAGGAGCGATCCAGCAATAGTTGGAGTTGAAGTATTGATTGGAAGGTTGAGACCAGGATATCCGCTAATGAACTCTAAAGGTAGGAGACTCGGCGTGATAATGCAGATACAGGAGCAGAAGAAGAGTTTGAGCGAAGCCATAGCTGGACGAGCAGTTGCGATATCGATTAGAGGCGACGTGATGATAGGTAGGCAGGTCGATGAAGGGGATTACATCTACGTTGACGTGCCTTCAGAGCACGTGAAGATATTGAAGGAGAAGTTCTCGGATCAGCTATCAAAGGAGGAGCTTGACCTATTGGATGAGATAGTGAAGATAAAGAGAGCTGCCGGTAGGTACTAGTCATGCTCGACGACCTCAAAGTTTTTAGCTAAGTCGTAATGTGTGTTCACGCTAAGGGGTGAAAAAGAACGCCTGAGTTTAAAGTGGTTGTATCCGATCCATCAACTGGGAAGGCTCAGCAGGTAACCATCAGCGGACCTCAGGCAAACGCGTTGATAGGCCTCAAGATAGGGGACGAGATAGATGGCACGTTGATTGGGATGCCTGGAGTAAGGCTCGTAATTAGAGGGGGGAGCGATAGGAGCGGAGCTCCAATGAGAGCTGATCTTCCAGGACCCGTGAAGAGAAGGTTGCTACTAAGTCAAGGTCCAGGGTTTAGGCCAACGAGGAAGGGCTTGAGGAAGAGGAAGCTTGTCAGGGGAAACACGATATCCGAGGACATAGTCCAAATCAATGTGGTCATAAAGCGCGAGGAGGGCCGAGCATGACTGAGGAGTGGATGAAGAGACAGGCTGAACTTAACATTGGCACAACCGGCCACGTAGACCATGGAAAGACGACCTTGACTTGGGCTCTATCTGGAATCTGGGCTTCAAAGCATTCTGAGGAGTTAAGGAGGGGCATAACTCTTAAGCTTGGTTACGCAGATACTGTTGTATTAAAGTGCCCTAAGTGCCCACCTCCACAATGTTACACCACTTACGCCTTGTCGGGGACTACTTGCAGGCATTGTGGATCTAAGCTTGAATTTGTTAGGAAGTACTCCTTCGTGGACTGTCCTGGACACGAGATTGCACGCCCGTTATGGGCGTGCAACGTGATATGTTGATGGCCACAATGCTCGCAGGAGCGACGCTGTTCGATGGTGCCATACTGGTAATAGATGCCACGGTTCCATGCCCCCAACCTCAAACGCGAGAGCACTTGAAGGCTCTTGAAATAATGAACGTGAAGAACGTCGTAGTGGTGCAGAACAAAATTGAGGTGGTTCCGAAGGAGAAGGTCATAGAGAACTATCGCCAAATAAGAGAGTTCTTAAAGGATACCATGTTACATGATGCACCAATAATTCCAATATCCGCACTCCACAAGGCGAACCTTGACGTCTTGATAGAGGCCATCGAGAAAAGGATCCCGACGCCAAAGAGGGACCCAACGAAACCTCTTAGAGCACTTATAGCTAGGTCCTTTGATGTAAATAGACCTGGAACTCCTCCACATGAGCTTAAGGGTGGCGTTTTAGGTGGGTCTATAATTCAAGGAATTGCCAAGGTGGGTGATGAGATCGAGATAAGGCCTGGAATTAGAGTGGAGAAGAGTGGAGGGAGAGTTGAGCATGAACCCCTATTCACTGAAATAGTGAGCTTAAAGGCCGGCGATATAGAGGTAGAAGAGGCTAGACCAGGGGGCTTAATAGGTTTTGGCACCCTCTTAGACCCTTCGCTTACAAAGGCCGACTCCCTAGCGGGCAACGTTATAGGCAAGCCGGGTACCTTACCACCAACATTATCAGACCTCGACTTAGAGGTCTTCCTCTTTGAGAGGGCAGTGGGCACAGTAGATATGGTGAAGGTCGAGAGCATAAAACCCAACGAGGTCTTAATGATAAACGTCGGCACAACAACAACTCTCGGAACAGTGGTCAAGGCTTCTAAGGACGTAGTTTCCATCAAGTTACGAAGGCCAGTCTGTGCAGAGCCAGGAACTAGAGCAGCCATAAGCCGGCAAATAGCTGGCAGGTTTAGGTTAATAGGTTACGGGATAATAAGGTAGCGGTGTCGGAGGGGCTGCGCATTAGTCAAAGTGCTCTTCGACACTAATCTGTTGATGATTGCGTTCGAGGAGCCGGTGGACGTCGTTAAGAGAGTTGAGGAACTGCTTGAAGCTAAGATCGAGCCCGTGATCTTGACAGCACAGCTTCAAGAGCTTGAGAGAATAGCCTCGTCCGAAAGGAGGTGGAAGGCTTCTAGGATAGCTCGTGCAGTCTTAGATTACGTGAAGACCAAGTTCAAGGTAATCGAGAGTTGCGAGTTAAGGGTTGACGACGCCATAGTTAAAGTCGCTGAGAAGGAGGGTTGCATCGTAGCTACTAATGATAGAGAGCTTCGACGAAGGCTTCGAAGCATCGGCGTGACCGTGATATACATGAAGAGCGATGGGAGGTTTGAGTTAGAAGGTTGCCAACCTTAACGTAAAACACAAAAAGTTTAATACAAAAAGGTTGAGGTCTCTAAACCACACAATACTCTGGAAAATTCTCAATGGTGAAGTGATCATGTACTACTTAGCTACGATCACCGATGAAGTTAGGATCCCGCCTAGCCGCTTTAATGAGAAGCTTGAGGACGTTGCCTTTGACAGTTTGAGAAGCATATATGAAGGGGTTGTGATAAAGGGGCTTGGATTGATAGTTGCGATATTAGGGGTCAAGGTCTCCCCTATAGGTAAGGTAGTGCCAGGTGATGGAGCGACGTATCATAAAGCTAGGTTCGATGCCCTTGTTTACTCCCCCCTCGAAGGGGAGGTGGTCGAGGGGGAGGTGGTTGAAATAGTTGACTTTGGGGCATTCGTGAGGATAGGGCCGATTGACGGGTTAGTGCACATATCTCAAGTAATTGACGACTACGTGTCCTTCGATAAGAAGAAGGGCGAGCTGCTATGCAAACAGACTAGGAGGAAGCTGTCGAGAGGCGATAGCGTTAGAGCGAGGATTGTGACCGTTAGCATGAGCGGAATGAGGTTAAATGATATTAAAGTTGGATTGACGATGAGACAACCGTTTTTGGGAAAGATAGATTGGATCATTGAGGAATTAAAGAAGGAGAGGGCTGCGACTAAGGTGAAGGAGAAGTGAGTAAGAGGGCTACCGCTAGATTTAAATGTTGCTTAAAGTGCAAGGCTCTTCTCGCAAGCCAAGCAAGCGTGTGCCCTAACTGTAAGTCTAGCGATTTCACCTTTGATTGGAACGGCCTCGTCGTGGTCTTCGATCCTGACACTTCTGTGATAGCCAAGGTCCTAAACATAACGAAGCCTGGCAGGTATGCCATAAAGTGCAGGTGAGGGCGTTTAATGTGAGGGCGTTTAAGATAGACGAGGACCTTAGGAGGGAGCTGAGCAAGCCTTGGGGGCTCGTGATAACCAACGATGAGGTAAAAGCTGGAAAGCTGGAGGAGGTATTGAATCAAATGAGTCCCTGCATGATAATAACCGTAGGAGATGTGACCACCAACACCTTCCTCGAGAGGGGGATAAGACCGAGATTAGCAATAGTAGACATGAAGACATTGAGGGGTCCTTACCAGGCTGATTTGACTAAGAAAATGAAGGTGGTACGTGAGGTAATCAACCCACCAGGTCACATAGTCTCCACAATCGTGGAGAGTGTAGAGAGGGCTATTGATGAGGGGGGAATCATGCTCGTGAGGGGAGAGGAGGACCTCTTAGTCATTCCATCGATAATTGCATCGCCAGAAGGGGCTGTGATAGCTTACGGCCAGCCGGGTGTCGGAGTAGTGTTGATAAGAGTGGATAAGGATAAGAGGGAGAAGGCTAGGGAGCTGCTGAGGTCCATGAGGGAGGTGGAGATCGATGATGCTGCAATACCAAGTTAAGGTCTTGAGGGACGTGGAGAACAAGGTCCTAAACAGAAGGGAGCTCATCCTCCACATACATCACGCTAATGCCAGGACACCGACGAGAGCTGAGGTGAGGGAGCTTGTTTCCTCAATGTTCAGCGCTCCACAGAACCTAATAGTGGTTAGGAACCTAAGGACTGTTGCCGGTACTAACGTTACTGAAGCTCACGTCCACATATACAGTGACGAGGAGACATTGAAGGAAGTTGAGCCAGAACACGTAAAGGCCAGGAACTTCGGAAAGAAAGAGAAGGGGGAGAAGAAAGGGGAGAAGAAAGAAGAGAAGAAGGAGGAGAAGAAAGGACGTAAATGAGTGGAGGGCTATTGGCACGTAAAGTCATTGTACTAGGCATAGAGTCTACTGCTCACACTTTTGGATGCGGGATCGTAGACTCAAACGGCAACATCTTGGCTAACGTCAACGACACCTACATTCCAACTAAAGGTGGAATACATCCTAGAGAGAGCGCTCAACATCACTCAGACGTGGCTCCGAGAGTGGTAAGGGAAGCCTTAAGTCAAGCGAAGCTTAGCATGGAGCAAGTCGACGCCATAGCAGTCTCCCTAGGACCTGGGCTTGGACCTTGCCTTAGAGTTGGCGCTACGATAAGCAGGGCCTTGGCCATCGCTTACAATAAGCCCCTAGTCCCAGTAAATCATGCAGTAGCTCACATAGAGATAGCTAGGTTAACAACCGGCTTCAAGGACCCGCTCATAGTCTTCGTGTCCGGCGGGAACACAATAATATCAGCCTACTCCGACGGTAGGTACAGAGTGTTCGGAGAGACGCTCGACATAGCTTTGGGGAACCTCCTCGACACCTTTGCTAGAGAAGCTGGTCTCCCACATCCTGGTGGACCGAGAGTAGAGGAGCTAGCGAAGAAGGGAGAGAAGCTGCTTAAGCTGCCCTACATAGTTAAGGGGCAGGACGTATCGTACTCAGGCCTCTTGACAGCTGCAATTAAGCTCTTAAGCGAGGGTCATAGGGTTGAGGACCTATGCTACAGCTTGCAGGAGTACGCATTCTCCATGTTAGCTGAAGTCGTCGAAAGGGCACTCGCATACACAGAGAAGAAGGAGCTAGTCTTAACTGGAGGCGTAGCTGCTAATAGCGAGCTTCAAAGGAAGCTGATGATGGTCGCAGAAGAGCACAACGCGAAGTTCGGGGTCGTGCCCAAAGCCCTCTCAGGGGACAATGGTGCGATGATCGCGTGGACTGGTGTGCTAGCTTACACTCATGGGGTCACGATCGACGTGGAGAAGAGCTACGTGAGACCTCGGTGGAGATTGGATGAAGTCGATATACCTTGGATTTGAGGGTAAGATGATAAAGAAGGGGGCTGAAGCGGAGCTCTACTTGATAGACTTCTTGGGCATACCGGCAATACTGAAGAAGAGGGTATCTAAGCCCTATAGAGCCAAGGAGCTTGATTTGCTAATTAGGAGGATGAGGACCTCGCACGAAGTTACAATGATGTTTCACGCTAGAGTATGTGGCGTCCCGGTTCCAGCAATCTACGACGTCGACCCCGATGAGGGAGTAATAATAATGGAGTACATACCTGGACCGACGCTCAAGGAGATGACCATGAAGGGCTACGACGTTGCACCAATATTTAAATTGGTCGGCTTCTACGTGGGGAAGATGCACGCCAACAACATAGTCCACGGAGACCTGACGACTGCAAACATAATAGTACCAGAGCTCGAGAAACCGTTCTTCATCGACTTCGGCTTAGCTGAGAGGACGGGAGAGCTCGAGGCCGTAGGAACGGACGTGCACTTGATGCTGAGGGCACTCGAGAGCACTCACTACAGCAAGGTGAGGGAGCTCTTCGAGGCTTTTTTAGAAGGTTACAGGAAAGTCATGGGGAGTAAGGTTGATAGCGTCTTGAGGAAGGTTCAGGAGATAAGGAGGAGGGGGAGGTACGTCGAGGAGAGGAGAGCTAAGGTTTATTGACGTCCACTGCCACCTCCACGACGAAGCCTTCGATCACGACAGAGATAGGGTTGTTGAGAGAGCTTTGAAGAGTGGCATTGAGGTCATCGTGACCTCGTCCTTAAGCCTACCGGACCTTAAGAAGGCTCTAGACGTAGCTAAGATTTACAAGAACGTTAAGGTAGCTGCTGGCTTCAACCCCCTCAACCTCTCAATCGAGGATGCTGAGGAGCTAGCACATGAAGTGAAGAGGGTGAGGAGCGAAATAGTGGCCGTGGGAGAGGTCGGCTTAGATTACTTCTCAGTGAGAGGTCAGGATCGAGAGAAGCAGGTGGAGATCTTCAGGTTCTGGATAAACGTCGCCTCAGAGCTGAAATTACCGCTAATCGTGCACTCGAGGAGCGCTGGAAAGTATGCGCTCGAGGTGTTAATGAGAGAAGGCTACGACAGGGTTTTAATGCACGCTTTCGACGGCAGCAGTGGGTGGGCTTTGAAGGGGGCATCTAAAGGCTTCCTGTTCTCGATACCGCCATCTATCGTCAGGTCTCAGCAGAAGATCAAGCTCGTAAAAGCGATTCCAATAGATTGCTTAGCTGTTGAAAGCGACGCTCCAGTACTCGGTCCAGAGGCAACTACGAGGAACGAGCCCTCAAACGTGATCGTAGCCGCTACTAAGATAGCTGAGATCAAGAAGATCGACCTAACTGAGGCATGTGAAATACTCTACTCAAACTCCAAGAGCTTCTTTAGGTTTTAACTTAGAAGACGATCCTGTCCTCTTCCTTTATGGTGCGCAGGACGACCATGGTTTGAGTTGACGTGATGCCCTCCACCTCTCCGATCTTGTCTATTATTTTGGCGAGACTATCTCTATCGCTGGCCCTGATCTTCAAGACAGCGTAGTACTCGCCTGTTACATCGTAGACCTCGTAGACGTCGTCCATTAAGGCGATCTTCTTCAAGGCCTCCTTGTACTTCATCGGGTCGGCTCTCACTAGGACTATCGCTGTGAGACCCTTCCCAACCTTTGCTGGATCCACGACGGCTCTAAATCCCTTAATGACACCAAGCCTCTTAAGCTTCTGAACTCTAAGGTGGACCGTTGCCTCGCTGACACCAATGCTGGAGGCTATCCTGGAGAACGGAGTCCTCGCATTCTCTTGAAGCATCCTTAGGATTTTTAGATCTATCTCGTCGAGCCTCTCCATAGATCCTTAAGCCCCAAATCTATTTGTCTAGAGAATGTATTGAAGCATATTAG harbors:
- a CDS encoding 50S ribosomal protein L24e — translated: MFRAVSCAFCGKSVAPGTGLMYVKSDGTILHFCSSKCRKNMIKLRRDPTKLKWCKKTRKVYR
- the ndk gene encoding nucleoside-diphosphate kinase produces the protein MAIERTLIIVKPGAVVRGLVGEVLSRLEKKGLKIVGLKMLKMTREKAEELYSVHKGKHFYEELINYITSAPVVIGVVEGDDAVQVVRRIIGPTNPKEAPPGTIRGDYGLSITQNIIHASDSKESAEREIKIFFDEEELCSYSRADELWL
- a CDS encoding 30S ribosomal protein S6e — its product is MVVSDPSTGKAQQVTISGPQANALIGLKIGDEIDGTLIGMPGVRLVIRGGSDRSGAPMRADLPGPVKRRLLLSQGPGFRPTRKGLRKRKLVRGNTISEDIVQINVVIKREEGRA
- a CDS encoding DNA-directed RNA polymerase — protein: MYYLATITDEVRIPPSRFNEKLEDVAFDSLRSIYEGVVIKGLGLIVAILGVKVSPIGKVVPGDGATYHKARFDALVYSPLEGEVVEGEVVEIVDFGAFVRIGPIDGLVHISQVIDDYVSFDKKKGELLCKQTRRKLSRGDSVRARIVTVSMSGMRLNDIKVGLTMRQPFLGKIDWIIEELKKERAATKVKEK
- a CDS encoding DNA-directed RNA polymerase, subunit E'', with amino-acid sequence MSKRATARFKCCLKCKALLASQASVCPNCKSSDFTFDWNGLVVVFDPDTSVIAKVLNITKPGRYAIKCR
- a CDS encoding DUF359 domain-containing protein, with translation MRAFKIDEDLRRELSKPWGLVITNDEVKAGKLEEVLNQMSPCMIITVGDVTTNTFLERGIRPRLAIVDMKTLRGPYQADLTKKMKVVREVINPPGHIVSTIVESVERAIDEGGIMLVRGEEDLLVIPSIIASPEGAVIAYGQPGVGVVLIRVDKDKREKARELLRSMREVEIDDAAIPS
- a CDS encoding 30S ribosomal protein S24e, whose protein sequence is MMLQYQVKVLRDVENKVLNRRELILHIHHANARTPTRAEVRELVSSMFSAPQNLIVVRNLRTVAGTNVTEAHVHIYSDEETLKEVEPEHVKARNFGKKEKGEKKGEKKEEKKEEKKGRK
- the kae1 gene encoding KEOPS complex N(6)-L-threonylcarbamoyladenine synthase Kae1, coding for MSGGLLARKVIVLGIESTAHTFGCGIVDSNGNILANVNDTYIPTKGGIHPRESAQHHSDVAPRVVREALSQAKLSMEQVDAIAVSLGPGLGPCLRVGATISRALAIAYNKPLVPVNHAVAHIEIARLTTGFKDPLIVFVSGGNTIISAYSDGRYRVFGETLDIALGNLLDTFAREAGLPHPGGPRVEELAKKGEKLLKLPYIVKGQDVSYSGLLTAAIKLLSEGHRVEDLCYSLQEYAFSMLAEVVERALAYTEKKELVLTGGVAANSELQRKLMMVAEEHNAKFGVVPKALSGDNGAMIAWTGVLAYTHGVTIDVEKSYVRPRWRLDEVDIPWI
- a CDS encoding Kae1-associated kinase Bud32, producing MKSIYLGFEGKMIKKGAEAELYLIDFLGIPAILKKRVSKPYRAKELDLLIRRMRTSHEVTMMFHARVCGVPVPAIYDVDPDEGVIIMEYIPGPTLKEMTMKGYDVAPIFKLVGFYVGKMHANNIVHGDLTTANIIVPELEKPFFIDFGLAERTGELEAVGTDVHLMLRALESTHYSKVRELFEAFLEGYRKVMGSKVDSVLRKVQEIRRRGRYVEERRAKVY
- a CDS encoding TatD family hydrolase — protein: MDVHCHLHDEAFDHDRDRVVERALKSGIEVIVTSSLSLPDLKKALDVAKIYKNVKVAAGFNPLNLSIEDAEELAHEVKRVRSEIVAVGEVGLDYFSVRGQDREKQVEIFRFWINVASELKLPLIVHSRSAGKYALEVLMREGYDRVLMHAFDGSSGWALKGASKGFLFSIPPSIVRSQQKIKLVKAIPIDCLAVESDAPVLGPEATTRNEPSNVIVAATKIAEIKKIDLTEACEILYSNSKSFFRF
- a CDS encoding Lrp/AsnC family transcriptional regulator gives rise to the protein MERLDEIDLKILRMLQENARTPFSRIASSIGVSEATVHLRVQKLKRLGVIKGFRAVVDPAKVGKGLTAIVLVRADPMKYKEALKKIALMDDVYEVYDVTGEYYAVLKIRASDRDSLAKIIDKIGEVEGITSTQTMVVLRTIKEEDRIVF